Within the bacterium genome, the region CAGCTCGCAGGCGGGACGCCCGCGCTACTATAAACTTGGCGCCTTGGCGTCCTGGCGTTTAATATATCCTACGGCCATGAAAATTGTTCCGCCGGAGAATGTGTCTTCCCTGTGTGAGAAACTGCACGCGCAAGGAAGCGTCCTCGTTTTTACAAATGGCGTTTTTGACTTGCTGCATCCGGGCCACATCCAATATCTGCGGGAAGCTCGCAGGCTGGGCTCACATCTGATTGTGGCGCTCAATACGGATGATTCGACGCGAAGAATCAAAGGAGAAAAGCGGCCGTTGATGAGTCTGGAAGAACGCGCGGAGATCCTGGCGGCAATGGAAATGGTCAGCTATGTCACCTGGTTTGACGAAGAGACGCCCGAAAATATCATTCGCGCGGTAAGACCTGATGTTCTGGTCAAAGGTGGCGATTGGCCGCTCGATCAGATTGCAGGCAGAGATTTTATGGAATCTTACAGCGGCCGGGTACTGAGCATCCCTTTTGTGCCCGGTTACAGCACTTCGAATATAGTAGAGAAAATAACCAAACTTCCGAAAGCTTAATGATCGCAGGCGGGACGCCCGCGCCACTTTGTTTATGATCTTAGATCCATTAATAAAGAGCTGGAAAGTCGCCGATTTTGAATCTGTCACGGATGCCTTTCTATCCGGAAGGAGAGTGCGCGTCACCGGAATCAAAGGAAGCGCGAGAAGTCTGTATTTTCACCAGTTGCAACAGCATCTACAGATGCCGCTTCTGGTTTTGACATCCAGCACAAAGCAGGCGGAAGATGATTACAGCGATTTAACTTTCCTTTCCGCGCATCTGGGAAAAACGAATCCGGTATATTTTCCAGCGCATGACACCGAACCATATCAGGGGGTCAGTCCTCACCCGCAAATCAGTGTGATGCGGATGCAAGCGCTCTGGCATCTGACTATGGACCAAACTCCCATCATCGTGGCTCCGCTGCAAGCTGCGGTCCAATGGATGGCGCCCCGGGAGAATTTCGGACGTTCCCTTCTAACGATTGAATGGGGAGATGAAAAGAGTCCCGTAGAAATCGCCACTCTATTGCGCAGTTTTGGATACAAGGAAAAGGATCTCGTGACGTCGCGCGGTGAATTTGCTTTGCGGGGCGGCATTCTGGATCTTTTCTCACCCGCTGAAGGGCAACCGGTTCGATTAGAATTTTTCGGGAACCGGATCGAATCGATGCGCAGCTTCGATGCGGCGACTCAACGGTCGCAAAAGGAAATCGAGCGGATCACGATACTCGCCTTAAAGGAAATGCAGCTCACGCAACCGGAAATCGACGCCTGGGGCAGGTTTGTCGAAGGCCGGTTTACCGGTTCCTTTTATCAGGAAGAGCTGACGGACAAAACGGAACAACTGCTCGAATTCGGATCGTTCGAAGGTTATGAAGAGTTCGCACGATCATTTTTTGAAAAGCCGGCGACTCTTCTGGATTACTTACCGGATAACTGTTGCATCTTGCTGGATGAACCGGTTTTGCTGGAGCAGGCTTATTCTGCAACTCTGCAGGAATACCGCAAGCGGTTCGATCAGGTGCATGAGATGTACCGTCTCGCTCTTGAACCGGAAGAGATTTTTCAACCGTGGGAAGAATTGCTCGCATCCACAAACAAAGGATTTCAGATTTCTTTCAGCGAGCTTGTCAGCGAGCCGGATCCGCAGGAGTTAACGCTCGAATATCACTATCAATCGGTTCGGCAGTACCACGGTCAGGTGCAGGAAATCATCAATGATGCGTTGCGTTCGCAGGAAAACGGTTTCACCTCCTACTTTGTTTTTCCAACGCCGGGAAAAGCGGAAAGGTTGGCGGAAATTCTTACGGAGTATCAGGCGCCGGTTCTGTTCTTTCACGATCTGAATGAAAAAGTAGAATCGTCGATTGAAGGAAAACTGATTGTAACACTCGGAAATCTGCGCCACGGATTCAAAAACGCAGAAGAACGGATCCTTCTCATGACAGAAGATGATCTGTTCGGCGAATTGCGCCCCGCCATCGCCACAGAATCGCGAAAGGCAGCAGGTAAGTTTGTTTCCGATCTGCGGGACCTGAAAGCGGAAGACTATGTGGTTCACGTGGATCATGGAATCGGACAGTTTCTGGGGCTCACCACAATGTTCATGGAAGGACAGGAACGCGAGTTCCTTGTTTTGAAATTCGCGGAGGATGACAAACTCTACGTTCCTGTAGAGCGGCTGGATCTGGTTCAAAAATACATGGGGGCCTCGGACGCGTCGCCGCGTCTGGATAAGCTCGGCAGTAACCTCTGGCAAAAAACAAAAGCCAAAGCAAAAGCTTCCATGAAAGAGATGGCTGAAAAACTGTTGCAGCTGTATGCCTACCGGAAAGCGGTAAAAGGTTACTCCTATCCTCCCGATGATGTTCTGCAGCGTGAGTTCGAAGACGCGTTTGAATTTCAAGAGACACCGCATCAAATCTCCGCGATTGAGGACATCAAGGACGACATGGAATCGGACAAACCCGCTGACCGTCTTGTGTGCGGAGATGTCGGTTACGGAAAAACGGAAGTTGCGATGCGCGCTGCGTTCAAAGCCGTAAACTCGGGAAAACAGGTGGCGGTTCTGGCGCCGACAACGATTCTTGCGTTTCAACACCTTCATACTTTCCAGCAGCGATTCGAAATGTTTCCGGTCGCGATCGATATGGTCAGCAGGTTTCGCTCGCGGACCGAAATCAGAAATGCTTTGCAGAAAACGGCGGACGGCAAAGTAGACATCCTGATCGGCACTCACCGCTTGCTTTCGAAAGACGTGATTTTCCGCGATCTCGGATTGCTCATTGTTGATGAAGAACAGCGTTTCGGGGTCGCTCACAAAGAGCGTTTGAAGGAAATGAAAAAAAATGTGGATGCCATCACTCTGACGGCCACTCCCATCCCGCGAACTCTTCAGATGGCCTTGATGGGATTTCGTCCGATGAGCGTCATCGAAACGCCGCCGAAAGACCGGCTAGCGATTCAAACAAATATCGTGAAGTACAACGAAGACACCACTCAGACTGCGATCCATGCCGAGCTAAAAAGAGGAGGGCAGGTTTATTTTGTCCACAACCGCGTCGAGACAATTCATTCGATCGCGGCGATGATCAAACGCCTTGTGCCGGAAGCTCGCGTGGCCGTGGCGCACGGTCAAATGGAGGAAGGGGATCTCGAAAAAGTGATGATGCAGTTCATTCATCAGGAGTTCGATGTGCTTGTATCCACAACCATCATTGAAAACGGGATTGATATTCCTCTTGTGAATACTCTCATCGTAAATCGCGCCGATCGATTCGGTCTTTCTCAGCTCTATCAGCTGCGTGGCCGCGTGGGTCGATCTCACAGACGAGCTTATGCGTATTTCCTAATCCCTTCAGAAAGAGAACTGACACCAATCGCGCGAAGGCGTCTTGCTGCTTTGCGGGAGTTCACAGAGCTCGGTTCCGGTTTCCGGATGGCCGCTCTGGACTTGGAGATTCGCGGAGCCGGAAATCTGCTGGGAAGCGAACAACATGGTCACATTGCCGCGCTTGGATTCGAGCTCTATTGCCGGCTCCTGGAACAAACGGTGAAAGAAATCCAGGGTGAAGAAGCGCCTTCCGACTTTTCTTCCACGATCAATCTCAATCTCGATATCCGGATTCCCGAAGATTATGTGCCGAATATGAACCACCGTTTGATGCTTTACAAACGGATTGCTTCGATTCGCTCTGAAGATCAGATCGCGTCGATTCGCGAAGAGATTCAGGACCGCTTCGGCATGATTCCTGAAGTCGTGGAGAACTTACTCAAGTACGGCGTGACCAAATTGAAAGCGGAACAACTGAGAATCAGGTCGATCGATCATTCGAATGGGACCCTCTTCTTTCAATTGACCGAAGATGGACCGGTAAGGACCGATTGTATTCTCGCCTTCATCCGCAAATACAAAGAAGCACGTCTGACCCCCTCCGGCATTTTGACTTACCAGGGCGAAAAGCTTTATATTCCAAATAATCTATTTGAGACTCTGGATCGATTGCTGAACGAACTCGCATCGTGCTAGAATCCAAAAATCCCTTTGGAGATTTTCTTATGAGCAAACTGTTTTCATGCTTATTCTTTTTGGTGGCACTGCAGCTTTCTGCTGCCGTGGTTGTGGAAGAAATCGTCGCCCGTGTCGGAAACGAGATCATTACCAGAAGCGAATACGAAAAAGAAGAGCGGCGTCTGTACGAACAGATGAGCAGGCAGTTCCAGGGAGAGGAACTGGAAACGAATTACGCCAATCAGAGAAAAGGATTGCTCGATTTTCTCATCAATCAAAAGCTTCTGGAGCAGAAAGCGCGAGAACTGGATTTAAACGTGGAAGAGGAAATCAAGGCGGCTGTCCAGCGTCTAAGAGAAGAAAACAGCATACCGGACGACGCTGCTCTGGCGGAGGCCTTGCAAAAGGAAGGTTCTTCCATCACGCAGCTGCGCGAAGATTTTCGCAGGCGGATTATTCAGCAACGCATTCTGTGGAATTACGTTCAGGGCAAAGTGAATATCACCGAAGATGAAATCAAGAATCATTATGAGGCGCATAAATCCGAGCTCACAACGCCCCCGGTGATCAAGATCAAACGGTACACGATCACGGGTGAAGGAGTTGAAAAGGGAGTATTGAACGCAGAAGCGCGCTCGCTCTTAAATGTTTTGAGAAACAAGATGGAGTTAACTCCGGAGAATTTTCCGCACATGAAAGCCGATGATAGCTCGGTCGTTACTTCTTCTGAGCTCGATTCGAAAGTGGCCAAGACTCTGGATGAAACGCCTGTGGGATCTTACACCGATCTGGTGGAAGTCCCTTCCGGATGGGCCATCTTTCTGGTGGAAGACCGGACGGAACCAAAGGCAATTCCTCTTGAGGAAGCACGCAGCCAGATCTATAACGTGCTGCTGCAGGAGCGCGCCGACAAATACCAGAAATCATTCATGGATGATCTTCGAAAACAGAGTTTCGTGGTCATCAACAAACCTGCTGAAAACTGATTGATGCCGTCTGCGCAGACCATCGATAAGCTGCTTTTGTTGGGCAAAACCGACGTCATGCACCAGGTCTATAAAATGATAGGCCGGCTTTGCAATGTCGACTGCGCGGTAATGATGATAGGCGAGCCGGGATCAGGCAAGAAAACCGTTGCTCGCGCCCTCCATTATTACAGTCACCGCAGCGCCTCTCCTTTTCACATCATTCCCGGAAATGAAGTGCGCGACTCCACGCAGGAGGAGCTCCTCGGAATCGATGAGGATCATCCTTTCGATTCTTCATTTTATGTTCCCAACTGGGCTTCCCTTTCGTTATTTGCTCACCAGCAATTGTTAACAATTCACAAGGCGAAAAGGTACAAGTGTTCGCATGCTAACCGGGAAAGGGACCATCATTTTCGTTTCATTGTGGCAACGGATCAGGATTTCCGGCAGGAGTTGGAAGATGGAAAAATTCCGCTCGATCTTTATTATGACTGGAACTTCTTACCTTTGTATGTTCCGCCACTGAGAGACCACAAAGAAGACATTCCCATCTATGCTCATCACTTTCTGGAGAAACTCGCGGCTGATCAAAAGATCTCCCGTAAGGAACTTTCACCGGAGGCAACCGAAGTGCTCGTGGCTCACGACTGGCCCGAAAATCTGGATGAGCTAAAGAAAGCGATGGAATTCGCGCTTTCCAATTGCCGGGGAAGTTATATCAGAGCGGAACACCTCCCCAATCTCAAAAGACAGGCGACGGGAGATGGCAAAGCATTTGAAAAACTTGCGCTGTTCCTCAACTCGAAACTAACATCTTACGTGCAAAACTCCACATCGACAGCAGCCGGTAATCTTTACAGATTGCTTCTGCCTCATCTGGAGCAGTCTTTGTTTCAATTCACACTGAAAAAATCGAAAGGAAATAAAAACAAAGCCGCTGAGATTCTTGGCTTGCACCGCAACACGCTCAACAAAAAACTTCAGAAATTAGGTTTGTAACGCGGCTTTCTAAAGGAACCATGCCGGCAGAATGCCGGCGGTCATTTATGCCAGCCTGGAGGCTGGCGCTCATCTACTGGCAGCAAAGATGAGCGCCGCCATTCTGGCGGCATTGATGTCCGCCGGCTTTTAGCCGGCTGCGCGGACGTCTCGTCCGCAAGATTGATTATGCAAAAAGTTATTCTGACGGTTATATTCTTAATCGCTTCTCTCGCCTATGCTCAAACCGTTAACTTGAAATCTTCAGTAACCAAAATGGAACAAGAACTGATCGATAAACATGGTGAATCTTCACGCAACCGGATTCAACAGGGTCTCCGTCAGGCTTCCGAATACTGGCGAGATACGGATGGAGACTGGGCTGCCTTTGAAGAGTTTGTACGGAACAATTTCATAGCCGACCAGAGGAATTTGGACGAGACCTTCAAGCGTCTTGAGTTTGCTTTTGAAGCTTTACTAGGCCATCTCCATGAAATCAATGTCGCTTTTCGCCAGCAATCGGATCTGAACGCCGGTCCGATATTGCCGGTTGATGAAATTCTTGGCGCTTTTGATCCGTACGCTCATATCAATGATGATTTCTTTGCAAACAAGCTGGCCTTTATTGCGCTTATGAATTATCCGCTCACAACACTCGATCAGAGATTGAAGGGAGAGAATTGGTCCCGGCGTCAATGGGCGGAAGCGAGACTTGCGCAGATCTTTTCGCGAAGGGTTCCGGCTGAAGTGAATGCGGAGATCGGAAAAGCTTCGGCTGATGCTTCGCTCTACATCTCGGAGTACAACATCTGGATGCACCACTTGCTGGATCAGCAGGGTAGGCGTTTGTTCCCGGCCAAACTGAGATTGCTTTCCCACTGGAATTTGCGCGATGAATTGAAATCAAATTACGAAGACCCGCAAGGTCTGGAAAAACAACGCATGATCCAGAAGGTCATGGAAACCATTGTCAGCCAGACGATTCCGCGCGTGGTAATCAACAATCCACACGTGGATTGGAGTCCCTATGCAAATGAAGTCCAGAAAGCCGCTGTTCAGGATTCCGATTCGCCTCCGCCTGCCGATCAGGAGATTTCGAACGAACCGGAAAAAAATCGCCGCTATGAAAAACTGCTGAATAATTTTCTCGCCGCACGAAAAGAGGATCCTTTTTCGCCGACGGCTCCCAGCTTGATCGACCGGAAATTCAATGAGGAAAGAGAAATTCCAGAAAAACGGATGCGCGAAATGCTCATTCAAGCCGTCTCTTCTCCGCTCGTGCCAAAAGTTGCTGCCGTGATTGAAGAGCGACTGGGCCGCAAGCTGGAACCCTTTGATATCTGGTATTCAGGATTCAAAGCCAAACAGCAATACACGGAAAAAGAGCTCGATGAAATTGTTGCAAAAAAATATCCCACACCAAAGGCGTTCGAAGCCGACATTCCCAATATTCTTCAGAAACTGGGATTCTCAAAAGAGCGCGCCGAATACGTTGCTTCTAAAATTGTAGTAGATCCGGCACGCGGATCGGGACACGCCTGGGGGGCCGAACGCCGTGGTGACAAATCACATTTGCGCACGCGCGTGGAAAAGACCGGAATGAATTACAAAGGCTACAACATTGCTGTCCACGAGCTTGGTCACAATGTTGAGCAAACCTTCTCTCTATACGACATAGATTCATATTTCTTGAAAGGAGTCCCGAACACGGCCTTCACGGAAGCGCTTGCTTTTGTTTTTCAAGCGCGGGATCTGGAGCTACTGGGCCTGGCCAAACCGGAATCGTCCGGACTTGCCATTCAGGCTTTGAATGATTTTTGGAACGCTTATGAAATATCAGGAGTGGCGCTTGTCGAAATGGAGGTCTGGCGCTGGATGTATGAACATCCGCAGGCAACGCCCGATCAATTGCGCGATGCCACCCTGCAGATTTCAAAAGACATCTGGAACCGTTATTACGCTCCCGTTTTCAAAACGAAGGATGTAGTTCTGCTCGGCATTTACTCCCACATGATTGAACGGATGCTCTATCTGCCCGACTATCCGATTGGGCGCATGATCGCATTTCAGATTCAGGAGAAAATGAATCAAGTGGGAGCGATCGGTCCGGAATTCGAGCGAATCACAAAACTCGGCCGCATCTCTCCGGATCTCTGGATGAAACAAGCAACGGGAGCCCCTGTCGGTCCGGATGCACTACTTCGGGCCACAGAAGAGGCTTTGACCTCGTTGCCATAAGATCTGAGCGTCTGGCTTTCCCCCTCGCTGTGTAGCGAAAATTCCTCTGGATTTAGGCTATTCAACCATGTTATACTCCCCGCAAAAAGGTGATGAGGAGTTTCACAATGAAGTTTCGAATATCCATCTTGATTCTTTTTGTGATCGGCATCAGTGGATGCGGTGACGATGACGCGGTGGTACGTAATATACTCGCGACAATAACGGGTGTTAGTCCTGCTCAGGTGAGCATTGGTCAACAAGGTGAAGGGACCATTTCTGGAAATAACTTCGGCGGAGCCAGTGCGGTGAGTCTGGGAGATCAGATTTCAGTGGACAGCTTCAGTGTGGTAGGCGCAAACCAGATTACAGTCCGCTTCACAGTTGCAGGAAATGCAGCACCGGGCCCGCGCACCGTCAGCGTTACTACTGTAGCCGGAACTGCGACTGCGGGTGCCCTGACTGTAATCAATAACAGAGCGCCTCTAGCGCAATTTTCTGTTTTTCCTCCTGCCGGTTCGAGAGCAACCGAATTTGAAATGGATGGGAGTGGCTCAAGAGATTCGGACGGTGACGTCAAACAGTTCCGTTGGGAATTCGGTGACGGCCAAAGCGCGAACGGTAAGAAGGTCAAACACAAATTCGCCAATCTCGGCACTTTCAACGTTCAGTTAACGGTGACAGACAATGATCAGGCAACGGCCTCCGCCGGACGGAACATCGATGTTCTTGACAACGCGCCTCCTGTTGCGGTCATTAAAGTTACACCGAACGGAGAAGGAGGAACCACCACCAATTTCGAATTTGATGGCAGCGAAAGCTTCGATCCGGAAGGCAGGAAAATTGATAGCTACCTTTGGGATTTTGGTGATGGGGACCGTAAGAAAGGAGAAAAAGCAACACATCAATTTGGCAAAAAAGGTGAGTATACCGTCACTCTTACGGTAACCGATAACAAAGGAATCAGCGGTGCCAATGAGCGATTAATCAAGGTCGACAAGATATCAGAGACAAAATGTGCAGGAAGTGGTAGACAAGGCAAGAACGGCAACCCCGATATCATCATTAAGATCCTTGAAGTCGGCCCGGGTAGAAACGTGGTCTTTGAGACACAAGGCACTGCGGAGGGCTGTGGAAAACTCTACTACAAATGTGGTGACATCAGACAGGGCGGAATTACCATTCCTAATGAAGTCTGGTACGGTACGATTTGCGAAATGTATGACCGCCATGATGGAACGTACCGGGTTCGACTCGGTGGCGGAAACGGACCTGTAGTAAAAACCGCGCCGCAGATCTACCTTCACGCTGCAACGTGCAACCCATTCTACTTTAACCTTTACTGCAACTAGAATTTCTCTAAGAAGTTTCGTAGGGGGCGGACAGAGTCCGCCCCCTATTTTTTTCCACATCACAGTCCTTCGCGCCTTTTAACGTTCGTCCCTTCGTGAGAAGATTGCAATTTACCATGAAGAAAGGTTTTGCCATCGTTGCACTTATTTTATTGCTCACGGCAGATGCGTTCCTGAAGATCTATGTTGAGCGTTCTGCGTCGTTTGCACCTTTCTACAGCTCGTTATTTCGGATAGCCACTGGCGTATTAATCCTATCGGCCCTTTATCTATTTCAATACTTCCGTAAGGGTGAAGCCGCCTCTAGACTCTGGCAAAGCCATTTTGGCGATGAGAAAGTTCCAAGCGGAAGGATCCTTGTTATCCTTATCATCTTGTCCGGGGCTTTTCTCCGGTTCTGGAAGCTAGAAAGCCTTTTTGTTGGTTTTTTCCTGGATGAGGCTTACAACGGGCTGGATGCAATCGCCATTCGCGAACTGGGAGCTCGACCTCTTTTTCTTGCCTGGAACTCCGGCAGGGAAGCTTTGATTGCTTATCTGGACGCTGCTTCCACCTGGCTATTCGGATACTCAGCGTTTGCGATTCGCGCCGTCACAGCGCTGGCCGGAATGCTCACGCTCGTGTGCTTTTATTTTTTTGCGAAAAAGATTTTTTCCCAGAAAATTGCTATGGTTTCCGTCTTCCTTCTTGCATTCTCCAAGTACGCCATCATTTACAATCGCTTCGGATTGCGGATCAATTTGATGCTCCTGTTTGAAGTCGCTTCACTCTGTTTTCTAGCTTACGGAATGAAATCGGAAAAGAAAAATTACGGATTTTTTATCGCTGGGGGAATCGCAGCCGGACTCGGATTTCACACTTACATTCCATACCGCATTTTCCCGCTTGTATGGATCGCTTTTCTATTGGATAAGGGTGTTCGATCCCAAATACGAGCTCATTTGAAGGGACTGGCCGTAGCCATCATCGTTTGTTTTCTTGTGACAGCTCCGCTTGCCTATCATTTTGTGAAGAATCCTCAGCACTTCTCCGGTCGAATGAAACGGACGGGAGTATTGAGCAACCAAAAAGAATCACCTGTCCGACTAATCTGGCAATCGACCAAAGATACGGTTGGATTATTCGTCTTTAAGTCTGATCCGAATGCGAGACATAACGTCGAAGAAGAACCGGGACTCTCTCCCTTCTCTACCGGTTTCTTTGTGCTGGGCGCGGTGATAACGCTCGTTCATCTTCGACAACCTTACTCATTTTTTCTGCTTTTTTATTTCTCCATCACGATTCTTCCCGGCATTCTCGGGGCGGCTGCGCCTCATGCTTCCCGAAACCTGGGAGCATTGCCCCCCGCTTTACTATTTTCAACGTTCGGGATTTTTGCAGCCATAAAAATTCTCGCTGCAAATCGAACTCTGGCGACAATGCTTCTTGCCTTGATTCTTGCAGGCAATCTATTTACAGGCATCAATGATGGGTTAT harbors:
- the rfaE2 gene encoding D-glycero-beta-D-manno-heptose 1-phosphate adenylyltransferase: MKIVPPENVSSLCEKLHAQGSVLVFTNGVFDLLHPGHIQYLREARRLGSHLIVALNTDDSTRRIKGEKRPLMSLEERAEILAAMEMVSYVTWFDEETPENIIRAVRPDVLVKGGDWPLDQIAGRDFMESYSGRVLSIPFVPGYSTSNIVEKITKLPKA
- the mfd gene encoding transcription-repair coupling factor, encoding MILDPLIKSWKVADFESVTDAFLSGRRVRVTGIKGSARSLYFHQLQQHLQMPLLVLTSSTKQAEDDYSDLTFLSAHLGKTNPVYFPAHDTEPYQGVSPHPQISVMRMQALWHLTMDQTPIIVAPLQAAVQWMAPRENFGRSLLTIEWGDEKSPVEIATLLRSFGYKEKDLVTSRGEFALRGGILDLFSPAEGQPVRLEFFGNRIESMRSFDAATQRSQKEIERITILALKEMQLTQPEIDAWGRFVEGRFTGSFYQEELTDKTEQLLEFGSFEGYEEFARSFFEKPATLLDYLPDNCCILLDEPVLLEQAYSATLQEYRKRFDQVHEMYRLALEPEEIFQPWEELLASTNKGFQISFSELVSEPDPQELTLEYHYQSVRQYHGQVQEIINDALRSQENGFTSYFVFPTPGKAERLAEILTEYQAPVLFFHDLNEKVESSIEGKLIVTLGNLRHGFKNAEERILLMTEDDLFGELRPAIATESRKAAGKFVSDLRDLKAEDYVVHVDHGIGQFLGLTTMFMEGQEREFLVLKFAEDDKLYVPVERLDLVQKYMGASDASPRLDKLGSNLWQKTKAKAKASMKEMAEKLLQLYAYRKAVKGYSYPPDDVLQREFEDAFEFQETPHQISAIEDIKDDMESDKPADRLVCGDVGYGKTEVAMRAAFKAVNSGKQVAVLAPTTILAFQHLHTFQQRFEMFPVAIDMVSRFRSRTEIRNALQKTADGKVDILIGTHRLLSKDVIFRDLGLLIVDEEQRFGVAHKERLKEMKKNVDAITLTATPIPRTLQMALMGFRPMSVIETPPKDRLAIQTNIVKYNEDTTQTAIHAELKRGGQVYFVHNRVETIHSIAAMIKRLVPEARVAVAHGQMEEGDLEKVMMQFIHQEFDVLVSTTIIENGIDIPLVNTLIVNRADRFGLSQLYQLRGRVGRSHRRAYAYFLIPSERELTPIARRRLAALREFTELGSGFRMAALDLEIRGAGNLLGSEQHGHIAALGFELYCRLLEQTVKEIQGEEAPSDFSSTINLNLDIRIPEDYVPNMNHRLMLYKRIASIRSEDQIASIREEIQDRFGMIPEVVENLLKYGVTKLKAEQLRIRSIDHSNGTLFFQLTEDGPVRTDCILAFIRKYKEARLTPSGILTYQGEKLYIPNNLFETLDRLLNELASC
- a CDS encoding peptidyl-prolyl cis-trans isomerase, with amino-acid sequence MSKLFSCLFFLVALQLSAAVVVEEIVARVGNEIITRSEYEKEERRLYEQMSRQFQGEELETNYANQRKGLLDFLINQKLLEQKARELDLNVEEEIKAAVQRLREENSIPDDAALAEALQKEGSSITQLREDFRRRIIQQRILWNYVQGKVNITEDEIKNHYEAHKSELTTPPVIKIKRYTITGEGVEKGVLNAEARSLLNVLRNKMELTPENFPHMKADDSSVVTSSELDSKVAKTLDETPVGSYTDLVEVPSGWAIFLVEDRTEPKAIPLEEARSQIYNVLLQERADKYQKSFMDDLRKQSFVVINKPAEN
- a CDS encoding sigma 54-interacting transcriptional regulator; the protein is MPSAQTIDKLLLLGKTDVMHQVYKMIGRLCNVDCAVMMIGEPGSGKKTVARALHYYSHRSASPFHIIPGNEVRDSTQEELLGIDEDHPFDSSFYVPNWASLSLFAHQQLLTIHKAKRYKCSHANRERDHHFRFIVATDQDFRQELEDGKIPLDLYYDWNFLPLYVPPLRDHKEDIPIYAHHFLEKLAADQKISRKELSPEATEVLVAHDWPENLDELKKAMEFALSNCRGSYIRAEHLPNLKRQATGDGKAFEKLALFLNSKLTSYVQNSTSTAAGNLYRLLLPHLEQSLFQFTLKKSKGNKNKAAEILGLHRNTLNKKLQKLGL
- a CDS encoding PKD domain-containing protein; the protein is MKFRISILILFVIGISGCGDDDAVVRNILATITGVSPAQVSIGQQGEGTISGNNFGGASAVSLGDQISVDSFSVVGANQITVRFTVAGNAAPGPRTVSVTTVAGTATAGALTVINNRAPLAQFSVFPPAGSRATEFEMDGSGSRDSDGDVKQFRWEFGDGQSANGKKVKHKFANLGTFNVQLTVTDNDQATASAGRNIDVLDNAPPVAVIKVTPNGEGGTTTNFEFDGSESFDPEGRKIDSYLWDFGDGDRKKGEKATHQFGKKGEYTVTLTVTDNKGISGANERLIKVDKISETKCAGSGRQGKNGNPDIIIKILEVGPGRNVVFETQGTAEGCGKLYYKCGDIRQGGITIPNEVWYGTICEMYDRHDGTYRVRLGGGNGPVVKTAPQIYLHAATCNPFYFNLYCN
- a CDS encoding glycosyltransferase family 39 protein, translating into MKKGFAIVALILLLTADAFLKIYVERSASFAPFYSSLFRIATGVLILSALYLFQYFRKGEAASRLWQSHFGDEKVPSGRILVILIILSGAFLRFWKLESLFVGFFLDEAYNGLDAIAIRELGARPLFLAWNSGREALIAYLDAASTWLFGYSAFAIRAVTALAGMLTLVCFYFFAKKIFSQKIAMVSVFLLAFSKYAIIYNRFGLRINLMLLFEVASLCFLAYGMKSEKKNYGFFIAGGIAAGLGFHTYIPYRIFPLVWIAFLLDKGVRSQIRAHLKGLAVAIIVCFLVTAPLAYHFVKNPQHFSGRMKRTGVLSNQKESPVRLIWQSTKDTVGLFVFKSDPNARHNVEEEPGLSPFSTGFFVLGAVITLVHLRQPYSFFLLFYFSITILPGILGAAAPHASRNLGALPPALLFSTFGIFAAIKILAANRTLATMLLALILAGNLFTGINDGLFRYASILDSQTPEDTSLWGMDSAETEIADYVNRFGSRYDIYLAPQHFFHATIEYLTYDKSLHQLLTDDLEFTRTKQTLVILQLTRRNMWWMRDDNDKNFYHWWNQYHQMEIPYIRSTIRRAYIKDPHMMKGSDRYLLQKLQIKYPAGKLLDFEQFSVYLFK